From Lagopus muta isolate bLagMut1 chromosome 15, bLagMut1 primary, whole genome shotgun sequence, the proteins below share one genomic window:
- the SBK1 gene encoding serine/threonine-protein kinase SBK1 isoform X2 has translation MDSFCFVCFQKEELQPLHLHSAAMSAGSIEQEPSRKLACCGVPLITEDMQSLAIRTLSGTDINKHYDLIRELGKGTYGKVDLVSHKSTGTKMALKFVNKNKTKLKNFLREFSITNTLSSSPFIIKVFDVVFETEDCYVFAQEYAPGGDLFDIIPPQVGLPEDMVKRCVQQLGLALDYMHSKSLVHRDIKPENVLLFDRDCRRVKLADFGMTRKVGCRVKRISGTIPYTAPEVCQAGRAEGFAVDTSIDVWAFGVLIFCVLTGNFPWEAAAASDTFFEEFVRWQKGRLAGLPSQWRRFTDSALRMFQRLLALDPEKRCPVKEVFYFIKYDLMAEVRRRPSYRSRKHAGDKLPAGPHRHEPGASCTPAPLKRTILTDGPGTRLNGPEPSAASSGPASRTDGRQDKGKGQMVLATAIEICV, from the exons ATGGATTCCTTCTGCTTCGTCTGCTTCCAgaaagaggagctgcagcccctgcaccTCCACAG CGCAGCCATGAGCGCCGGATCGATAGAGCAGGAGCCGTCGCGCAAGCTGGCGTGCTGCGGGGTGCCGCTCATCACCGAAGACATGCAGTCCTTGGCCATCCGCACCCTCTCGGGCACCGACATCAACAAACACTACGACCTCATCCGCGAGCTCGGCAAGGGCACCTACGGCAAGGTGGACCTGGTGTCCCACAAAAGCACAG GCACCAAGATGGCCCTGAAGTTCGTCAACAAGAACAAAACGAAGCTGAAGAACTTCCTGCGGGAGTTCAGCATCACCAACACGCTCTCCTCCAGCCCCTTCATCATCAAGGTCTTCGACGTGGTCTTCGAGACAGAGGACTGCTACGTCTTCGCTCAGGAGTACGCCCCAGGAGGGGACCTCTTTGACATCATCCCCCCGCAG GTGGGGCTCCCCGAGGACATGGTGAAGCGTTGCGTGCAGCAGCTGGGCCTGGCGCTGGACTACATGCACAGCAAGAGCCTGGTGCACCGGGACATCAAACCAGAGAACGTGCTGCTCTTCGACCGCGACTGCCGCCGCGTCAAACTGGCCGACTTCGGCATGACCCGCAAGGTGGGCTGTCGGGTGAAGCGCATCAGCGGCACCATCCCCTACACGGCGCCCGAGGTGTGCCAGGCCGGCCGCGCCGAGGGCTTCGCCGTGGACACCAGCATCGACGTCTGGGCCTTCGGGGTGCTCATCTTCTGCGTCCTCACCGGGAACTTCCCCTGGGAGGCGGCGGCCGCCTCCGACACCTTCTTTGAGGAGTTCGTGCGGTGGCAGAAGGGCCGCCTGGCGGGGCTGCCCTCGCAGTGGCGGCGCTTCACGGACAGCGCGCTGCGCATGTTCCAACGCCTGCTGGCCCTCGACCCTGAGAAGCGCTGCCCCGTCAAGGAGGTCTTCTACTTCATCAAGTACGACCTGATGGCCGAGGTGCGCCGCCGGCCCTCCTACCGCTCCCGCAAACACGCCGGGGACAAGCTGCCCGCCGGGCCGCACCGCCACGAGCCTGGTGCCTCCTGTACGCCCGCCCCGCTCAAGAGGACCATCCTGACCGACGGCCCCGGCACGCGGCTCAACGGCCCCGAGCCCAGCGCGGCCTCGTCCGGCCCGGCCAGCAGGACAGATGGACGGCAGGACAAGGGCAAGGGGCAGATGGTGCTGGCCACAGCGATAGAGATCTGTGTCTGA
- the SBK1 gene encoding serine/threonine-protein kinase SBK1 isoform X1 has translation MSHFGDRMSQAVTFLEQHDVEVPFLFFAQLPKKERKEKIKNWDEKQQGQSGKKQGWGWGSAWMGEPVTAQEAFVREAMSAGSIEQEPSRKLACCGVPLITEDMQSLAIRTLSGTDINKHYDLIRELGKGTYGKVDLVSHKSTGTKMALKFVNKNKTKLKNFLREFSITNTLSSSPFIIKVFDVVFETEDCYVFAQEYAPGGDLFDIIPPQVGLPEDMVKRCVQQLGLALDYMHSKSLVHRDIKPENVLLFDRDCRRVKLADFGMTRKVGCRVKRISGTIPYTAPEVCQAGRAEGFAVDTSIDVWAFGVLIFCVLTGNFPWEAAAASDTFFEEFVRWQKGRLAGLPSQWRRFTDSALRMFQRLLALDPEKRCPVKEVFYFIKYDLMAEVRRRPSYRSRKHAGDKLPAGPHRHEPGASCTPAPLKRTILTDGPGTRLNGPEPSAASSGPASRTDGRQDKGKGQMVLATAIEICV, from the exons ATGAGCCACTTTGGAGATCGTATGAGTCAAGCCGTTACATTTTTGGAACAGCATGATGTTGAagttccttttctattttttgccCAGCTtcccaagaaagaaagaaaggaaaaaataaagaactggGATGAGAAGCAGCAGGGCCAGAGTGGAAAGAAACAAGGGTGGGGATGGGGCTCAGCTTGGATGGGAGAGCCGGTCACTGCGCAGGAGGCGTTTGTGCGTGAAg CCATGAGCGCCGGATCGATAGAGCAGGAGCCGTCGCGCAAGCTGGCGTGCTGCGGGGTGCCGCTCATCACCGAAGACATGCAGTCCTTGGCCATCCGCACCCTCTCGGGCACCGACATCAACAAACACTACGACCTCATCCGCGAGCTCGGCAAGGGCACCTACGGCAAGGTGGACCTGGTGTCCCACAAAAGCACAG GCACCAAGATGGCCCTGAAGTTCGTCAACAAGAACAAAACGAAGCTGAAGAACTTCCTGCGGGAGTTCAGCATCACCAACACGCTCTCCTCCAGCCCCTTCATCATCAAGGTCTTCGACGTGGTCTTCGAGACAGAGGACTGCTACGTCTTCGCTCAGGAGTACGCCCCAGGAGGGGACCTCTTTGACATCATCCCCCCGCAG GTGGGGCTCCCCGAGGACATGGTGAAGCGTTGCGTGCAGCAGCTGGGCCTGGCGCTGGACTACATGCACAGCAAGAGCCTGGTGCACCGGGACATCAAACCAGAGAACGTGCTGCTCTTCGACCGCGACTGCCGCCGCGTCAAACTGGCCGACTTCGGCATGACCCGCAAGGTGGGCTGTCGGGTGAAGCGCATCAGCGGCACCATCCCCTACACGGCGCCCGAGGTGTGCCAGGCCGGCCGCGCCGAGGGCTTCGCCGTGGACACCAGCATCGACGTCTGGGCCTTCGGGGTGCTCATCTTCTGCGTCCTCACCGGGAACTTCCCCTGGGAGGCGGCGGCCGCCTCCGACACCTTCTTTGAGGAGTTCGTGCGGTGGCAGAAGGGCCGCCTGGCGGGGCTGCCCTCGCAGTGGCGGCGCTTCACGGACAGCGCGCTGCGCATGTTCCAACGCCTGCTGGCCCTCGACCCTGAGAAGCGCTGCCCCGTCAAGGAGGTCTTCTACTTCATCAAGTACGACCTGATGGCCGAGGTGCGCCGCCGGCCCTCCTACCGCTCCCGCAAACACGCCGGGGACAAGCTGCCCGCCGGGCCGCACCGCCACGAGCCTGGTGCCTCCTGTACGCCCGCCCCGCTCAAGAGGACCATCCTGACCGACGGCCCCGGCACGCGGCTCAACGGCCCCGAGCCCAGCGCGGCCTCGTCCGGCCCGGCCAGCAGGACAGATGGACGGCAGGACAAGGGCAAGGGGCAGATGGTGCTGGCCACAGCGATAGAGATCTGTGTCTGA
- the SBK1 gene encoding serine/threonine-protein kinase SBK1 isoform X3, with amino-acid sequence MSAGSIEQEPSRKLACCGVPLITEDMQSLAIRTLSGTDINKHYDLIRELGKGTYGKVDLVSHKSTGTKMALKFVNKNKTKLKNFLREFSITNTLSSSPFIIKVFDVVFETEDCYVFAQEYAPGGDLFDIIPPQVGLPEDMVKRCVQQLGLALDYMHSKSLVHRDIKPENVLLFDRDCRRVKLADFGMTRKVGCRVKRISGTIPYTAPEVCQAGRAEGFAVDTSIDVWAFGVLIFCVLTGNFPWEAAAASDTFFEEFVRWQKGRLAGLPSQWRRFTDSALRMFQRLLALDPEKRCPVKEVFYFIKYDLMAEVRRRPSYRSRKHAGDKLPAGPHRHEPGASCTPAPLKRTILTDGPGTRLNGPEPSAASSGPASRTDGRQDKGKGQMVLATAIEICV; translated from the exons ATGAGCGCCGGATCGATAGAGCAGGAGCCGTCGCGCAAGCTGGCGTGCTGCGGGGTGCCGCTCATCACCGAAGACATGCAGTCCTTGGCCATCCGCACCCTCTCGGGCACCGACATCAACAAACACTACGACCTCATCCGCGAGCTCGGCAAGGGCACCTACGGCAAGGTGGACCTGGTGTCCCACAAAAGCACAG GCACCAAGATGGCCCTGAAGTTCGTCAACAAGAACAAAACGAAGCTGAAGAACTTCCTGCGGGAGTTCAGCATCACCAACACGCTCTCCTCCAGCCCCTTCATCATCAAGGTCTTCGACGTGGTCTTCGAGACAGAGGACTGCTACGTCTTCGCTCAGGAGTACGCCCCAGGAGGGGACCTCTTTGACATCATCCCCCCGCAG GTGGGGCTCCCCGAGGACATGGTGAAGCGTTGCGTGCAGCAGCTGGGCCTGGCGCTGGACTACATGCACAGCAAGAGCCTGGTGCACCGGGACATCAAACCAGAGAACGTGCTGCTCTTCGACCGCGACTGCCGCCGCGTCAAACTGGCCGACTTCGGCATGACCCGCAAGGTGGGCTGTCGGGTGAAGCGCATCAGCGGCACCATCCCCTACACGGCGCCCGAGGTGTGCCAGGCCGGCCGCGCCGAGGGCTTCGCCGTGGACACCAGCATCGACGTCTGGGCCTTCGGGGTGCTCATCTTCTGCGTCCTCACCGGGAACTTCCCCTGGGAGGCGGCGGCCGCCTCCGACACCTTCTTTGAGGAGTTCGTGCGGTGGCAGAAGGGCCGCCTGGCGGGGCTGCCCTCGCAGTGGCGGCGCTTCACGGACAGCGCGCTGCGCATGTTCCAACGCCTGCTGGCCCTCGACCCTGAGAAGCGCTGCCCCGTCAAGGAGGTCTTCTACTTCATCAAGTACGACCTGATGGCCGAGGTGCGCCGCCGGCCCTCCTACCGCTCCCGCAAACACGCCGGGGACAAGCTGCCCGCCGGGCCGCACCGCCACGAGCCTGGTGCCTCCTGTACGCCCGCCCCGCTCAAGAGGACCATCCTGACCGACGGCCCCGGCACGCGGCTCAACGGCCCCGAGCCCAGCGCGGCCTCGTCCGGCCCGGCCAGCAGGACAGATGGACGGCAGGACAAGGGCAAGGGGCAGATGGTGCTGGCCACAGCGATAGAGATCTGTGTCTGA